Part of the Odontesthes bonariensis isolate fOdoBon6 chromosome 15, fOdoBon6.hap1, whole genome shotgun sequence genome, CATCTATCCTAAATAAATCCCTGGAGTCCATCTTCCTCATAAATCTCAGCATGTCCATCACATTATGTCGCTAAATTTCCAGTCATTGCATAACAGCTTATAGAATGCAACTAATGTAATCTGTTGTGTATTAGGTTGCAAACACCAGTGTAAATGACTGTTCTTAGTAAATCAGGACTTTCCAAAGCCATGTTTATTTAATCTTGTTTCCTAGTAACAGCATGGTTGAAtgagttgagttttttttaggATTGTCAGTTTTCACTTTAAAGATGACATGTTAATTTGTTGTTTCAGGTCAACTTgtgctttgatcagtttgtcTACAAGCTGGCCGATCAGATATTTGCATACTACAAGATCCTAGCTGGAAGGTGGGTGCTTACAGTACTTCAAAGGTTTAGAAAAACGCAAAATTTCCAAATGAATGGACAAGTGCGTCTGATACCGATTTATATCCAACACAGCTACAATTGTACAAACGTAGTCGGAGGGTGTTCACAAGTAAGGGGGGTAGAGACactgttatgttttttttccttgtatGTTGACTCTTTGTTTACTTTGAACGCGGCAGTCTTCTGCTTGACAAACGTTTGAGGGCGGACTGCAAGAACCAAGGCGCCAACATTCCCTGGCCTGCCTCCAACCGCTACGAGACTCTGCTGAAGCAGCGCCACGTCCAGGTATGTTCCGCCCCAGTCATGCGTTTTGACCtctctgtatccgccttctttATTTCGCCTTCACACAGCGTCTCCCTCATTTAACCCAACGTGTACCTCAGCTACTAGGCCGCTCCATTGACCTGAACAGACTCATCACTCAGAGGGTTTCAGCAGCTCTTTACAAATCTATGGAGCTGGCCATCAACAGGTTTGAGAGCGAGGACCTAACCTCGATAATGGTACGTGATTTCAGTGAAAAAGATTTAAAGTAACGTTATCATTCGGTGCACACCTGAGAGCcattttttctttgcatttcttGGTTAAAGGAACTTGAAGGTCTCCTGGAGATCAACCGCATGACACACAAACTCCTCAGTAagttcctgactctggacagctTCGACGCCATGTTCCGTGAGGCCAACCACAACGTGTCGGCGCCCTACGGCAGGATAACGCTGCATGTCTTCTGGGAGCTCAACTATGACTTCCTGCCCAATTATTGCTACAATGGCTCTACCAACAGGTGTGTTAGTTTAGACTCCTTTAGATGGAGTTTGGTGTGCTGATGGTTAATCTTATTAATTGTTAAGCAGGTTAATTCTGATactctttttatttaaatagaaCACATAATGGCTAATATTAGCATTATGTATTTGATAGCCTAAATTCTGACTTGATTTTGCTGGATGAGCATGTATGTGCAGCATCAGTGATGAATTCAAAAAGACAACACGATGCACATAACAGCAGCGTCGGTCACCTGCTGCGTGTCATTTTCAAAAAACATGGTAAagatcattgggcctcatgcaagaacattttcgtattttttttcagaatttctcttacttttctcgtacgaaggtctcgtgtGAACACGCcccgtcagattcaacaaacgctcttaacttcggaaaaagtgtgtaaacgacctatgtaaggcaaggcaggtttatttgtacagcacagtTCATACAAGgccattcaaagtgctttacagagacattaaaacagtagaaataaaaagcatgatttaaattttaaacaaaaaagaaagaaataagaacaatagataaaatcagtagttaaaatgtgattaagttttgagctttgttcaaacgcagctgaaaataggtgtgtcttcaacctggacttaaatacactgagtgtttcagctgcgtaaatgatgaatgccacccgtgcgtatttaagtgcacgtgcacaagGATAGTAGATCTGCATACTCcatgcccaaaataataccatataaggctactttttttagcagtgtcagcagtggaattacgggacctgctaaagcgaagaaatgggaagcaattacgagtgctgtcaATTCCATGTCACctgttcgtaatgtcaccgaaataaagaagcaaTGATTTGATattaaaatggctttaaaaaaaaacgtctcaccATGGTCAGGTGttcaactaaagccgtgcaatcagttgttgcctcatcatgatggctctttgtggggcggttaatgaggggggtcttctggcaccacaccttctggtctgcctgggctggttcaggttgtgggagaccctcgttcatggcaatattgtgcaaatctggcatgccttctctgagctatagagcagtttgctccccgctgtatcgagacgcaCCCActtggccttcagctcagtgcgctccccagcggcacgggtgctttgatgcctatatgtgtgcagtctagtgctccgattatgtttggcagtccagccaaggcatgaaagtccctcttaatttgtacttgttggacaacggtgtatgggaatttgatgtaccctgggtgataaactgatgagagctttgatgaccaaggggagcgcacgactcacagaggactgggacacacccgatctgtcaccaatctccctctgaaaggttcctgtggccaaaaatccaagggtggtgaggacctggacgtgtggtggaattgggtttgatcagcGTCTTTCTcttggctctagcaagctgcatatttgcagcagcacagtccttggcaatctaaggctacgtgcccacgacaacggtaacgacagataaacgcagaacatttcgacagatgtgcctatcttgcacacggcgacggcgtttttaggagttcatcatctgtccaaacaaagtttgaaggcgtactgttgttgctgccgcgcttcgccattttcttccaactgacgtggaggaagtagccacaaaacaggcatttctcatatttattaatatataacaatataactcatataacaataccaaaggtattgttgctactgccacctacgtccggggcgtgcatactacatcggcaaactgcgagttttatacgttttccctgttcccatgggtagacagatatccaccccaagacgctcgtgagaacgcagataaattgtggaggaaaaaaacggacatctgcgtttatgcttcaaagcgttgtcgtgggcacgtagcctaaatCGCGATGttagccatttgtctgtctccacatggatatctatctacacggtctcggagcacacatgcgctaaggcatccaaaagtagcaagtcagccgctggttacgcttcccattgaccatgttatatacagagtcaaattaaccaattatatatttatctatgtttgcttcaaagtaattaaatatacaatccattagtcaagcaaacttgattggaataacagcggactattttacgtaAGTCCTACGACAggttagcctagcaagccagacccgtacagcaaaaagccccggagcaaattctatttgcggccgctaggggcgtctagatttctaggctaacgacaggtctggatcactcgtaaattctgttcgaacctgaaagaaaacataaaatacgaagagattggtgaatgcgcaaattctcttaaatcactcgtacgcacgacttaagaacaaatctgtgtgtacgaacggttgttgcatgaggcccattgagagGTCAGAGCAATCAGCTCAGATTTAAACAAATAACTGCAAATGTAGGACGCCTGCTCTGCTGTGTAGAGCAGAGCACGTAGCTGCCATCATCTAATCTCTTTATCCTGATATCTAAAGCATCTCTGTGTTCAAGTTTAGGTTTACAATTCCATATGTTTGTTGGTTACTACGAGTGATCGAGAGATagagatatatatgtatgtatgtatgtatgtatgtgtatatatatatatatatgtgtgtgtgtatatatatatatatatatgtgtatatatatatatatgtatgtatatatatgtatgtatatatatatatatatatatatatatatatgtatgtatgtatatatatatatatgtatgtatgtatatatatatatatgtatgtatatatatatatatatatatatatgtatgtatatatatgtatgtatgtatatatgtatatatatgtatgtatgtatatatatatatatatatatgtatatatatatatatgtatatatatatatatgtatgtgtatatatatatatgtatgtgtatatatatatatgtatgtatgtatatatatatatatatatatatatatatatatatatatatatgtgtatatatatatgtgtgtatgtgtatatatatatatatgtgtgtatatgtatatatatatatatatatatatatatatatatgtgtgtatatatatatatatatatatatatatatatgtgtgtatatatatatatatatatatatatatatatatatatatatatgtgtgtatatatatatatatatatatatatatatatatatatatgtgtgtatatatatatatatatatatatatatatatatatatatatatatatatatatatatatatatatgagagagggagagaaaaaccAGTGGGTTTGTGCTCAGAAAGTACAGAGGCGGTTGTCTTTAGTTTTCTGTTggtcagctgatcagttcaTGACTGGTCATTTGATCTGTAGCAAACCATTATCATAATGATTTAGTCAAAACTCCAATGGAACCGTCAACAAGTTAAAGCTTTTCTTGTTTTAGTCCTGATTGTACACTAATTTAGAAAAGGGCAGCAGAGTTTAGGGTCGAGGTTACCCCCATTGTGTGTTACTAATAAATCACTCTGTATTAGAAAGACTTTATGTCTGTTTGCTGTGTAAACATCACTGAATATGCCAACCATTCTGTCCCttaaatgcagcagcagcagctgcctgTGTGCCTGTTGTCACAAAGGTTGAACaataaaacttggtttatttgtgCTTCATTTATTTGCACAATAAAGCTGAACAGATCATCAGAATAAAGGACTGTGGTGGtgtgctcttttttaaaatgagGTTAGCATTTACACGTGTTTGAATCATTTTCTGTGTGTTCAGGTTTGTGCGCACCATCCTGCCTTTCTCTCAGGAGTTCCAGCGGGATAAGCCTCCCAACGCCCAGCCTCACTATCTGTACGGGTCAAAGGTCAGTACATCCCTCTGTTGAGATCTCTCCCAGAGAAAGCTTGTTGTCCGCCACTGGCCACTGGCATGACCGGTCAAGCTGTGCGCACGCATATGCCAGAGCCAGATGTTTACGTTGTATTTGCAAGATAACTCAGAAGAGTACAAGTGGAAAAGCTTTAATATCTGAAATATTGTGTGGAAAAATGGTCAAAAATGTCTGCATGCAAAACATCACAAGAACACAAAGGTTAAAAAGTTCTTCATGAGCTTCTTATTTACAAGAGAATAATCAAACACCATGAAACAACTTATACAGATGAGTTAACTTATTTAAAGTGAACGCAAACAGGATTCAGTGGTTAAAGATGCTCGGTGACATCTCAGCCTGGGCAGAACAATGCAGTGATGACCTTAATCCACTCGATTAATGCTGGCTTAGCGAGCACCCTCGACTCTCATGGACATGAGGCCGGGCTGTGCGATAGTTCCGGGCTTGATGCTATCCTCGCTGCCGCTCCTGGGTGTGATGCGGCGTCCGGATCCAGACATATCTTGCCGGCCGGATTTGCCCACAGCCGGGCAGCCGTCTGCGGCTCGCCCGGGGACGGAGCACATGTTGTGAAGATACCCCCACAGCAGGATGGCGAAGATGACCACGAGCAAGAGGCAGCAGGTCAGCCAGACGCCCACGCTGAGCTCCCAGCCGGCCCTGTCGTGACCTTCACTGCTCTCACTCAGAGTGCTGAACACTTGGCACTGGTCCCCCACCGGATCGGCAGCCTGACACGTCACACACACGAAGTAGGCGGTCTGGGGAAGGAGGTTGGCCAGGCGGGTGCTGGTCTGCCTGACAGGGATGCGATCCTCATGCTTGAAACTTTTTCGCTTGTAGCCCTTGAGCAGGCTGTTCCAGTTGGGGTCGTACATGACGCTGTAGAAGGTGTCCAGGCAGGTGGGGGACGGCGGCCAGCACACCCTGGCTGAGGTGGAGGAGATGTTGTAGACCGCAACTCCCATTATGAGGAGCTGTCGTCAATACGAGCGAGGTTGTCTTGGTTTTTACAGTTTTCCTGTGAAAATGAAGTGGAAAAGAGGTGACGGAAACCAAATCAAGACACAGACCAAACAAACAAGTGCTTATCAAAGCCTTTACTGACCATTTTGACTTCTGTAAAGCTCAAATTGCAAATATTAGCATAATAAAAATGTCCCAGTGAGCCAGTCATTCGCGACTCGCATGATGCAAGGTAGAAAGATCTGATCAGAGCGTAATAAGCAATATACAAAGGATTATCCAGGCAGTGCTAAGGGATGACGAGACCGTGTGCAGATGTTCACCAAATTATACAACGCAGGATTGTTTCTAAAGAGGCTCATCTGTTAAAAGACAGGTGATTATCTCTCAGCTATTATGATGTAAAGACTCAGCACTGGTTCTGGTTTGACCACCGATTTATCTGTTATTTataacaaatacagaaaaatgcAGCGTTCtccaaaagaagacaaaataagtcaaataaatattaataaatcaaataaatgctTGTGAAGAAGATTTGGGTTATTTAAAGTTCAGTACTGGGTTGAATAATTTTCACTTTGCTTCCTTCTGTTGAGCTGCATTGTGAGTGGGTGTGGTGCTCAAAGTTTAGTTTCAACCGCTTCGTGTAGTTTTGTGTTCTTGTTGCTTCATACTACGTGAGCTTTTGTAAATTAGCTGAAACTTAACAAGAAAATTGCAAAGGGATGTTTTTACTCATGCTCACACTTCAGATCAGATTCGTCAGCTCATACAAAATACATTTGTTTCTACAATAACAAAGTTAATCGGCATATAAACGATAAGATGGAGACTTACCGGGAAAACGGTACCAGCAGGGAGCACAACCGGAGCCGTGTGTTCAGATTATTCCGTGCAGCTGATATTCAAGTCATTTATTCTGCTGTCACCGTTTAAAGATCCCTGATGCAACATGCAGCTGTGCAGGACTGAAGCAGAGATCAGCGTGTCTTTATCTCAGCTGCTGCCACACCAGAGGGAGTTTTAGTGGATTAAAGCAGCTGAAGCTTCACCAGTCTGCCAGCAGGGGGGAGAGGGCTGAAATCTCCTGCTCTTGATGTTAGGAAAAAGTACAATTTGCATCCAGATGGGTCATAATTTGCCCAGGTATCGTCTTCCATTTCTATTTTCTGGCCTTGATAAACAATCTGGAGGCAGCATTGTGATACAAATCAGTAATTTCCTCTTCACCGACACTCCGCGTGCTACGTGCCGTCGTATCTGGAGTATCTAGTGGCGAGGTCTGGGGAGGAGATGAAATGAGGGTTCGGCTGGTCGATCAATCTGTCAAACTGTTCATTCTGCAGCAACATCTCTAAACGCCTGCTGGCCAGACTGTCATGAAGATTAGGGTTAGCGCAGCTATTTGGAGTCCCCAGAGGACGATCCTAATGCTGCACTGgcacttttattttctgtaaagCAAAGGTTTCCACCTGTACCTGCTGTGAAAATGATCCATTGCATCTTTAACTCTAAAGGTCCATTCTGCCGCCATCCAAAGTCTGCACTCGAGAGGTCTCATAAATCAGGCGCATTTGAACTTCCTGAGCACAGAATATGTAAAACCAGCATGCTGTACAGGGTAAACATCTTGGTTAACATTTACATGGAGCCTGTTTGTG contains:
- the fndc9 gene encoding fibronectin type III domain-containing protein 9; this translates as MGVAVYNISSTSARVCWPPSPTCLDTFYSVMYDPNWNSLLKGYKRKSFKHEDRIPVRQTSTRLANLLPQTAYFVCVTCQAADPVGDQCQVFSTLSESSEGHDRAGWELSVGVWLTCCLLLVVIFAILLWGYLHNMCSVPGRAADGCPAVGKSGRQDMSGSGRRITPRSGSEDSIKPGTIAQPGLMSMRVEGAR